One Alteromonas sp. KC3 DNA segment encodes these proteins:
- the hisH gene encoding imidazole glycerol phosphate synthase subunit HisH, whose amino-acid sequence MSVVNTSQRQKIVIVNTGCANISSVRFALERLGVEVEVSDDVNVIKNADKVFLPGVGTAAAAMASIKQKALVETLQSLTQPVLGVCLGMQLMVETSAEGGFQGTGNIDCLNLMPGHVARMESKGVRLPHMGWNTVTHNNESLFKGIPKDTYFYFVHSFAVPEYEHTLASCTYGNAFSAAINKDNFYGVQFHPERSGEAGAQLLTNFVNL is encoded by the coding sequence ATGTCAGTGGTAAATACCAGCCAGCGACAAAAAATCGTTATAGTGAATACCGGCTGCGCCAACATTTCATCTGTACGCTTTGCGCTTGAACGCTTGGGTGTTGAAGTAGAGGTATCTGACGATGTAAACGTAATAAAAAACGCTGACAAAGTGTTTTTACCCGGCGTAGGTACCGCCGCTGCTGCCATGGCAAGCATTAAACAAAAAGCGTTAGTGGAAACTCTTCAATCGCTGACCCAACCTGTACTAGGCGTATGTTTAGGCATGCAGCTTATGGTTGAAACCAGCGCCGAAGGTGGCTTTCAAGGTACAGGCAACATCGACTGTTTAAACCTAATGCCCGGGCACGTAGCGCGCATGGAATCGAAAGGCGTGCGCTTACCGCATATGGGTTGGAACACGGTGACGCATAACAATGAAAGCTTGTTCAAAGGCATCCCAAAAGATACGTACTTTTATTTTGTGCATAGCTTTGCTGTACCTGAGTACGAGCACACGCTTGCAAGCTGTACTTACGGCAACGCATTTTCAGCCGCCATAAATAAAGACAATTTTTACGGGGTGCAATTTCACCCAGAGCGTTCTGGCGAAGCCGGAGCACAACTACTGACTAACTTTGTGAACCTATAA
- the hisA gene encoding 1-(5-phosphoribosyl)-5-[(5-phosphoribosylamino)methylideneamino]imidazole-4-carboxamide isomerase has translation MIIPAIDLIDGHVVRLYQGDYEQKTQYELDPVDVVHDYADQGATWLHIVDLTGAKDTTKRQLSLIKSMVDTKRMQFQAGGGIRSEEEVAQLLETGVSRVVIGSLAVKQPELVKSWVEKYGPEHIVLALDINISDNGEKLIATHGWQENSGVALEGLLENFASVGAKHVLCTDISRDGTLQGANTKLYQEMAARFPHVSWQASGGIGSIADIEALKPTNVGGVILGRALLEGKFTVKEAIACWQSA, from the coding sequence ATGATTATTCCAGCGATTGATCTTATTGACGGACACGTAGTGCGCCTTTATCAAGGGGACTACGAGCAGAAAACCCAATACGAACTGGACCCAGTAGATGTGGTTCACGACTATGCTGACCAAGGTGCAACCTGGTTGCACATTGTTGACCTAACTGGCGCTAAAGACACAACTAAACGCCAACTTTCACTTATCAAGTCTATGGTCGACACCAAGCGCATGCAGTTTCAGGCAGGCGGCGGCATTCGTAGCGAAGAGGAAGTAGCGCAACTGCTCGAGACTGGCGTAAGCCGTGTGGTTATTGGCTCATTGGCGGTGAAACAGCCTGAGCTAGTGAAGTCTTGGGTAGAAAAATATGGCCCAGAGCACATTGTATTGGCCCTTGATATAAATATTAGCGACAACGGCGAAAAGCTTATTGCCACGCACGGCTGGCAAGAAAACTCTGGTGTCGCCCTTGAAGGCTTATTAGAAAACTTCGCATCAGTTGGCGCAAAGCACGTACTGTGCACCGACATCAGCCGCGACGGTACGCTTCAAGGCGCCAACACCAAGCTATATCAAGAAATGGCAGCGCGCTTCCCACATGTTAGCTGGCAAGCGTCGGGCGGTATTGGTAGCATCGCTGACATTGAAGCGCTCAAACCCACAAACGTTGGCGGCGTTATTTTAGGCCGCGCATTGCTTGAGGGAAAGTTTACAGTTAAGGAGGCTATCGCATGCTGGCAAAGCGCATAA
- the hisF gene encoding imidazole glycerol phosphate synthase subunit HisF, which translates to MLAKRIIPCLDVRDGKVVKGVQFRNHEIIGDIVPLAEQYAKAGADELVFYDITASSDARVVDKSWVSRIAQVIDIPFCVAGGIKSIEDAGRILEMGADKISINSPALNNPDLINQLHDVYGQQCVVIGIDSFYNEATDQYEVYKFTGDEARTQKSQWQTIDWIKEVQSRGAGEIVLNCMNQDGVRKGYDVKQLKAVRDVCEVPLIASGGAGEIAHFTDVFQQADVDGALAASVFHKGIINIDELKAELTSNGVAMRKRHGLTAQAEGVNP; encoded by the coding sequence ATGCTGGCAAAGCGCATAATACCGTGTTTAGACGTACGCGACGGCAAAGTCGTTAAGGGCGTTCAGTTTAGAAACCACGAAATCATTGGCGACATTGTGCCTCTTGCCGAGCAATACGCAAAAGCGGGGGCCGACGAACTGGTATTTTACGATATTACTGCAAGCTCTGATGCCCGCGTAGTGGATAAAAGCTGGGTAAGCCGTATTGCACAGGTTATTGATATTCCGTTTTGCGTTGCAGGCGGCATTAAGAGCATCGAAGACGCTGGGCGCATTTTGGAAATGGGTGCAGATAAGATTTCGATTAACTCCCCTGCCCTTAACAACCCAGACCTTATTAACCAACTGCACGATGTTTACGGTCAACAGTGCGTAGTGATTGGCATCGACAGCTTTTACAACGAAGCCACAGACCAATACGAAGTGTACAAATTCACCGGCGATGAAGCCCGTACACAAAAAAGCCAATGGCAAACCATCGATTGGATTAAAGAAGTACAGTCACGCGGTGCAGGTGAAATTGTGCTTAACTGCATGAATCAAGACGGCGTGCGCAAAGGCTACGACGTAAAGCAGCTGAAAGCCGTACGCGATGTATGTGAAGTGCCGCTAATTGCATCAGGTGGTGCAGGTGAAATTGCCCACTTTACTGATGTGTTTCAACAAGCTGACGTAGATGGCGCACTAGCGGCATCGGTATTTCACAAAGGCATTATCAATATTGATGAGCTAAAAGCAGAATTAACCAGCAATGGCGTTGCCATGCGTAAGCGTCACGGATTAACGGCGCAAGCAGAAGGAGTAAACCCGTGA
- the hisIE gene encoding bifunctional phosphoribosyl-AMP cyclohydrolase/phosphoribosyl-ATP diphosphatase HisIE, producing MIITDDNSNKLAWDKMDNLLPAIVQDALSGKVLMQGYMDQDALAKTLETGKVTFFSRSKQRLWTKGETSGNTLDLVSVACDCDQDSLLVLANPNGPTCHTGVESCWFDGNTPAFTFLADLERVLAARKDADPKSSYTASLYNKGIKRIAQKVGEEGVETALAATVHDKEELKNEAADLLYHLTVLLQASDMSLNDALNVLRERHK from the coding sequence GTGATCATTACTGATGACAATAGCAATAAGCTAGCGTGGGACAAAATGGATAACCTGTTGCCTGCCATTGTGCAAGACGCACTATCAGGCAAGGTATTGATGCAGGGTTATATGGACCAAGACGCCCTAGCAAAAACCCTTGAGACAGGTAAAGTGACCTTTTTCAGCCGCTCAAAGCAGCGCCTTTGGACAAAGGGTGAAACGTCAGGTAACACGCTAGATTTAGTGAGCGTTGCCTGCGACTGCGACCAAGATTCACTGTTGGTACTTGCTAACCCTAATGGCCCAACATGCCACACTGGCGTTGAAAGCTGCTGGTTTGACGGGAACACTCCGGCATTTACCTTTCTTGCAGACTTAGAGCGAGTATTGGCTGCCCGCAAAGATGCCGACCCCAAAAGCAGCTACACCGCAAGCCTATACAACAAAGGCATTAAGCGAATAGCACAGAAAGTGGGTGAAGAAGGCGTCGAAACCGCATTGGCTGCCACCGTACACGACAAAGAAGAACTGAAAAACGAAGCCGCCGATTTGCTGTATCACCTAACCGTGCTACTTCAAGCTAGCGATATGTCGCTAAACGATGCACTTAATGTGCTTCGCGAGCGTCATAAATAA
- a CDS encoding LysR substrate-binding domain-containing protein: MDKRLRWLNNLLCFEVAARHQSYSKAAEELFVSQAAVSQQMRLLEENIGAALFRRQGRKMVLTSQGKTLLHACQAGFSEIVNGLNQVQEEPIQGSLTISSTQAYCALWLLPNLYDFFNIHPEININVQASNLCEDLHEGNVDVAIRFSTSTSALQKEGLIVEKIGENGVVPVCSPSFAKDKQIHSTEDLVKTRLLALPMSDKVNWETYFEHVQVDTMNKPLNKTEVSSSDLALSAALSSQGVMLASDMMIGQYIKSGQLIVPVDIPHPVRWKSHIIYLEHSSKHKRITLFCNWLKRKMWQHEMGLPAH; encoded by the coding sequence ATGGACAAACGTCTACGATGGTTAAACAATTTACTGTGCTTTGAAGTAGCAGCGCGGCATCAAAGTTACAGTAAAGCCGCTGAAGAACTCTTTGTCTCTCAAGCCGCAGTAAGTCAACAAATGCGCTTGCTCGAGGAAAATATTGGCGCGGCTTTATTTAGACGACAAGGACGAAAAATGGTACTTACCTCACAAGGTAAGACATTACTTCACGCCTGTCAGGCGGGCTTTTCAGAAATTGTTAATGGGTTAAACCAAGTTCAGGAAGAGCCTATTCAAGGGAGCCTGACCATAAGCTCAACACAAGCCTATTGCGCGTTGTGGTTACTGCCTAATCTTTACGACTTTTTTAACATTCACCCCGAAATTAACATCAACGTGCAAGCGTCAAATCTATGTGAAGACTTACATGAAGGTAACGTCGATGTCGCCATTCGATTTAGCACTTCTACTTCGGCACTTCAGAAAGAAGGGTTAATTGTTGAGAAAATTGGTGAGAATGGCGTCGTTCCAGTTTGCTCTCCGTCATTTGCAAAAGACAAGCAAATACATAGCACTGAAGACTTAGTAAAAACGCGTTTGCTGGCGTTGCCCATGAGTGACAAGGTAAATTGGGAGACGTATTTTGAACACGTTCAAGTAGATACAATGAACAAGCCTCTCAACAAAACCGAGGTCTCTTCAAGTGATCTGGCGCTGAGTGCAGCACTGTCGAGCCAAGGCGTTATGTTGGCTTCTGATATGATGATTGGGCAATACATCAAGTCTGGCCAACTTATTGTGCCTGTCGATATACCTCACCCGGTCAGGTGGAAATCACACATCATTTATCTTGAACACTCTTCTAAGCACAAACGCATAACGCTTTTCTGCAATTGGCTAAAAAGGAAGATGTGGCAACACGAAATGGGCCTACCTGCCCATTGA